In a genomic window of Tursiops truncatus isolate mTurTru1 chromosome 7, mTurTru1.mat.Y, whole genome shotgun sequence:
- the TNP1 gene encoding spermatid nuclear transition protein 1: MSTSRKLKGHSMRKGKNQAPHKGVKRGGRKRKYQKGNMKSRKRYNDANRNSRSHL, encoded by the exons ATGTCGACCAGCCGCAAATTAAAGGGTCACAGCATGAGGAAGGGCAAGAACCAAGCACCTCACAAGGGAGTCAAGAGAGgtggcaggaaaagaaaataccagAAGGGCAACATGAAGAGTAGAAAACGGTACAATGACG CCAATCGCAATTCCCGCTCCCACTTGTGA